Proteins from a genomic interval of Rhodothermus marinus:
- a CDS encoding SemiSWEET family sugar transporter, whose protein sequence is MDLAFGIGLIAATLTTLAFLPQVVRTWRRRSADDLSAGTFLLLFTGIVLWLLYGVLRRDPIIILANAVGVTLVGSLLLMIWRFRLRTRTPASERQLSEPLR, encoded by the coding sequence ATGGACCTTGCGTTTGGCATTGGCCTGATTGCGGCCACGCTGACCACGCTGGCTTTCCTGCCGCAGGTCGTACGCACCTGGCGCCGCCGCTCGGCCGACGACCTGTCGGCCGGCACCTTTCTGCTGTTGTTTACCGGAATTGTGCTCTGGCTGCTCTACGGCGTCCTGCGCCGGGATCCGATCATCATCCTGGCCAACGCGGTCGGCGTGACGCTGGTGGGCAGCCTGCTGCTGATGATCTGGCGCTTCCGGCTGCGCACCCGCACGCCTGCCTCGGAGCGCCAGCTCAGCGAGCCCCTCCGATGA
- a CDS encoding RrF2 family transcriptional regulator produces MISLSGRQALAAMQVLAQQNHGRFVPVRRLSRMIGASPHTLARIMLRLTAAGLTDALRGPGGGVRLARPAHEITLFEILQEIDGPEVLNRCILGLGVCNEARPCPLHAIWFPCRQQLRRMLAETTLADLIHPSNNSNQPEVPCA; encoded by the coding sequence ATGATCAGCCTGAGCGGTCGGCAGGCGCTGGCAGCCATGCAGGTGCTGGCGCAGCAGAATCACGGGCGCTTCGTGCCGGTGCGTCGGCTCAGCCGGATGATCGGGGCCTCGCCCCATACGCTGGCCCGCATCATGCTCCGGCTGACGGCGGCCGGGCTGACCGACGCGCTGCGCGGTCCCGGCGGCGGCGTACGCCTGGCCCGTCCGGCCCACGAAATCACGCTGTTCGAGATTCTGCAGGAGATCGACGGGCCGGAGGTGCTCAACCGGTGCATTCTGGGGCTGGGCGTCTGCAACGAAGCAAGGCCCTGTCCCCTGCACGCGATCTGGTTTCCCTGTCGCCAGCAGCTTCGGCGAATGCTGGCGGAAACCACCTTGGCCGACCTGATCCATCCGTCCAATAACTCCAACCAACCCGAAGTGCCATGCGCATGA
- the carB gene encoding carbamoyl-phosphate synthase large subunit yields the protein MPKRTDIKRILLIGSGPIVIGQACEFDYSGSQAARALRKEGYEVILVNSNPATIMTDPITADRVYLQELTPESIRRIVEKERPDAVLPTMGGQTALNLAAQLHEEGFWEAMGVEIIGVDIEAIQVTEDRQRFRDLMEQIGIDQARSRTARSLLEAKEILQELGGLPVVIRPSFTLGGTGGGIVWTMEEFDRKVTRGLELSPVHQVLIEESVYGWKEYELELLRDANDNVIIVCPIENLDPMGVHTGDSITVAPAQTLTDKQYQRMRDAAIKMMRSIGKFAGGCNVQFAVEPHTGRMIAVEINPRMSRSSALASKATGYPIAKVAARLAVGYTLDELPNDVTGTTSACFEPSIDYVVVKIPRWNFEKFEGVDEELTTQMKAVGEVMAIGRTFPEALQKAWQSLENGYAGLGADREDPPREEVRARLKKPYWDRTLQIRNAFRLGASVEEIHDVTYIDPWFLYQIEDIVKIERELERRTLDQLDADFLRLVKQYGFSDVQIAYLLQGNVTEEDVRARRKALGITPTFRLVDTCAAEFPAQTPYYYSTYETENESEVTDREKVIILGAGPNRIGQGIEFDYCCVHGVLAAKEMGYEAIMINCNPETVSTDFDVADKLYFEPVFWERVLDIIEHENQHGKLKGVIVQLGGQTALKLAKKLHEHGIPILGTSFPMMDLAEERSKFSALLRELEIPYPPYGAARTVAEAVEVAERIGYPILIRPSYVLGGQGMRIAINKEEVERYVRNILKLLPDNEILLDLFLENGIEVDVDAACDGEEVWIAGIMQHIEPAGVHSGDSTAVLPPFSLSEEVLNTIRRYTEDIARRLQVVGLINVQMVIKDNVVYVIEANPRASRTMPFVAKATGVPVAKIGTQLMLGRKLREFREAGLLESKLKGYAIKEPVFSWDKFPEVPKELGPEMKSTGEAIAFVETLTDEHFRRPYAIRNLYLSR from the coding sequence ATGCCGAAGCGGACCGACATCAAGCGGATCCTGCTGATCGGATCGGGCCCGATCGTGATCGGGCAGGCCTGCGAGTTCGACTACTCCGGTAGCCAGGCCGCCCGGGCCCTGCGCAAAGAAGGCTACGAGGTCATTCTGGTCAACTCGAACCCGGCCACAATCATGACCGACCCGATCACGGCCGATCGGGTTTACCTGCAGGAGCTGACGCCGGAATCCATTCGCCGCATCGTCGAGAAAGAGCGTCCCGACGCCGTGCTGCCCACGATGGGCGGGCAGACGGCGCTGAACCTGGCCGCCCAGCTTCACGAAGAGGGCTTCTGGGAGGCGATGGGCGTGGAGATCATCGGCGTGGACATCGAGGCGATCCAGGTTACGGAAGACCGCCAGCGTTTCCGTGACCTGATGGAGCAGATCGGCATCGATCAGGCCCGGAGCCGCACGGCCCGTAGCCTGCTGGAGGCCAAAGAGATCCTGCAGGAGCTGGGCGGGCTGCCCGTGGTGATCCGCCCGTCATTCACGCTGGGCGGCACCGGCGGCGGTATCGTCTGGACAATGGAGGAGTTCGACCGCAAGGTGACGCGCGGGCTGGAGCTTTCGCCCGTCCACCAGGTGCTCATCGAGGAAAGCGTCTACGGCTGGAAAGAATATGAGCTGGAGCTGTTGCGCGACGCCAACGACAACGTGATCATCGTCTGTCCCATCGAAAACCTCGACCCGATGGGTGTGCACACGGGCGACTCGATCACGGTGGCGCCCGCGCAGACGCTCACCGACAAGCAGTACCAGCGCATGCGCGACGCGGCGATCAAGATGATGCGCTCGATCGGCAAGTTTGCCGGCGGCTGCAACGTGCAGTTTGCCGTCGAGCCGCACACCGGGCGCATGATCGCCGTCGAAATCAACCCGCGCATGTCGCGCTCGTCGGCGCTGGCCTCGAAGGCCACGGGCTACCCGATCGCCAAGGTGGCCGCCCGCCTGGCCGTGGGTTACACGCTCGACGAATTGCCCAACGACGTGACGGGCACCACGAGCGCCTGTTTCGAGCCGTCGATCGACTACGTGGTCGTCAAGATCCCGCGCTGGAATTTCGAAAAGTTCGAGGGCGTCGACGAGGAGCTGACCACGCAGATGAAGGCGGTAGGCGAGGTGATGGCCATCGGCCGCACCTTCCCCGAAGCGCTCCAGAAGGCCTGGCAGAGCCTGGAAAACGGCTACGCCGGCCTCGGCGCCGACCGGGAAGACCCGCCGCGCGAAGAGGTGCGTGCCCGGCTCAAGAAGCCCTACTGGGACCGCACGCTCCAGATTCGTAACGCCTTCCGGCTGGGTGCCTCGGTCGAGGAAATCCACGATGTCACCTACATCGACCCGTGGTTTCTCTACCAGATTGAGGACATCGTCAAGATCGAACGGGAGCTGGAGCGGCGTACGCTCGACCAGCTCGATGCCGACTTCCTGCGGCTGGTCAAGCAGTATGGCTTCTCGGACGTGCAGATCGCCTACCTGCTGCAGGGGAACGTGACCGAGGAGGATGTGCGGGCGCGGCGTAAGGCGCTGGGCATCACACCCACGTTCCGGCTCGTCGACACCTGCGCTGCCGAATTTCCGGCTCAGACGCCCTACTACTACAGTACCTACGAGACCGAGAACGAAAGCGAGGTCACCGACCGCGAAAAGGTCATCATTCTGGGCGCCGGACCCAACCGCATCGGCCAGGGTATCGAGTTCGACTACTGCTGCGTGCACGGCGTGCTGGCCGCCAAGGAGATGGGCTACGAGGCCATCATGATCAACTGCAATCCGGAGACGGTATCGACCGACTTCGACGTGGCCGACAAGCTCTACTTCGAGCCCGTCTTCTGGGAGCGGGTGCTCGACATCATCGAGCACGAAAACCAGCACGGCAAGCTCAAAGGGGTGATCGTGCAGCTCGGCGGCCAGACGGCGCTCAAGCTGGCTAAAAAGCTCCACGAGCACGGCATCCCGATCCTGGGCACGTCCTTCCCGATGATGGACCTGGCCGAGGAGCGGAGCAAGTTCTCGGCGCTGCTGCGCGAGCTGGAGATCCCGTATCCGCCTTACGGGGCGGCGCGGACGGTGGCCGAGGCCGTCGAGGTGGCCGAGCGCATCGGCTACCCGATCCTGATCCGGCCCAGCTACGTGCTCGGCGGCCAGGGCATGCGCATCGCCATCAACAAGGAGGAAGTCGAACGCTACGTCCGCAACATCCTCAAACTCCTGCCCGACAACGAGATCCTGCTGGACCTCTTCCTGGAGAACGGGATCGAGGTGGACGTCGATGCGGCCTGCGACGGCGAGGAGGTCTGGATTGCCGGCATCATGCAGCATATCGAACCGGCCGGCGTCCACTCGGGCGACTCGACGGCCGTGCTGCCGCCCTTCTCGCTGTCGGAGGAGGTGCTGAACACGATCCGCCGCTACACCGAGGACATCGCCCGGCGCCTGCAGGTGGTGGGCCTGATCAACGTGCAGATGGTGATCAAAGACAACGTGGTCTACGTGATCGAGGCCAACCCGCGGGCGTCGCGGACCATGCCCTTCGTGGCCAAAGCGACAGGCGTACCGGTGGCCAAGATCGGCACGCAGCTCATGCTGGGCCGCAAGCTCCGGGAGTTCCGCGAGGCCGGTTTGCTCGAATCGAAGCTCAAGGGCTACGCGATCAAAGAGCCGGTCTTCTCCTGGGACAAATTCCCGGAGGTGCCCAAGGAGCTGGGGCCGGAGATGAAGTCTACCGGCGAGGCCATCGCCTTCGTCGAAACGCTCACCGACGAACACTTCCGCCGGCCCTACGCCATCCGAAACCTCTACCTGAGCCGATAG
- the folK gene encoding 2-amino-4-hydroxy-6-hydroxymethyldihydropteridine diphosphokinase, producing the protein MSRVPGRLPASVFLALGSNLGDRVAYLREAVATLRRHPAMQVVAVSPVYESAAHVLPGQTQPDYLNAVVWLRTTLAPEALLDFCLQLEAAAGRVRTARWAPRTLDLDLLAWDDLVRCDERLTLPHPRLAERRFVLCPWADLAPDFYVPAPFCATVAELLQRCPDRAPLRRTGVSLETC; encoded by the coding sequence ATGTCGCGGGTACCCGGCCGTCTGCCTGCGTCGGTTTTTCTGGCGCTGGGCTCGAATCTGGGCGATCGCGTGGCGTATTTGCGGGAGGCGGTGGCGACGCTTCGGCGGCATCCGGCCATGCAGGTAGTGGCCGTCTCGCCGGTCTACGAAAGCGCGGCGCACGTGTTGCCGGGCCAGACGCAACCGGATTATCTGAACGCCGTGGTGTGGCTGCGCACGACGCTGGCGCCCGAGGCGCTGCTGGACTTCTGTCTGCAGCTGGAGGCAGCGGCCGGACGGGTGCGCACCGCGCGCTGGGCGCCCCGGACGCTGGACCTGGACCTGCTGGCCTGGGACGATCTGGTGCGCTGCGATGAGCGGCTGACGCTCCCGCATCCGCGGCTGGCCGAACGCCGCTTCGTGCTCTGCCCCTGGGCCGACCTGGCCCCCGACTTCTACGTGCCGGCGCCGTTCTGTGCGACGGTGGCCGAGTTGCTGCAACGGTGTCCGGACCGGGCACCCCTGCGCCGTACAGGCGTATCGCTGGAAACCTGCTGA
- a CDS encoding NAD-dependent succinate-semialdehyde dehydrogenase: MQEIAVRKSFPVINPATGAQLRVYEGMTWEEVTQAIEQAHEAFLAWRRVPFAERAARMRRAAELLRERADRYARLMAEEMGKPIRDGRAEAQKCAWVCEYYAEHAERFLAPEPVETDARKSYVAFEPLGVILAIMPWNFPFWQVFRFAAPTLMAGNAAVLKHASNVPGCALAIEELLREAGFPEHLFRTLLIGSDQVDPVIEHPLIRAVTLTGSTPAGRAVAAKAGSVLKKTVLELGGSDPYVILEDADIEEAAAICAKSRLINSGQSCIAAKRFVVVEAVREPFEQVLVQRMQAARVGDPLDEATEVGPLARHDLRDELHRQVQESLRKGARLLLGGEIPEGPGAYYPPTVLTDVPKGSPAYEEELFGPVAAIIPVRDEAEAIRVANDTVFGLGAAVFTRDEARGERIAREELEAGCCFVNDFVRSDPRLPFGGVKESGYGRELSIFGIREFVNIKTVFIGGAR, from the coding sequence ATGCAGGAGATTGCCGTTCGCAAATCGTTTCCCGTGATCAACCCGGCTACCGGCGCACAGCTTCGCGTCTACGAAGGCATGACCTGGGAGGAGGTGACGCAGGCCATCGAGCAGGCGCACGAGGCGTTTCTGGCCTGGCGACGCGTGCCGTTTGCCGAGCGGGCCGCCCGGATGCGGCGGGCCGCCGAGCTCTTGCGGGAACGGGCCGATCGCTATGCCCGGCTGATGGCCGAGGAGATGGGCAAACCCATCCGGGACGGTCGGGCCGAAGCGCAGAAGTGCGCCTGGGTGTGCGAGTACTACGCCGAACATGCCGAGCGCTTTCTGGCCCCGGAGCCGGTCGAGACCGACGCCCGCAAAAGCTACGTGGCCTTCGAGCCGCTGGGCGTGATTCTGGCCATCATGCCCTGGAATTTCCCGTTCTGGCAGGTCTTTCGCTTTGCGGCGCCGACGCTGATGGCCGGCAACGCGGCCGTGCTCAAGCACGCCTCGAACGTGCCCGGCTGCGCGCTGGCCATCGAGGAATTGCTGCGGGAGGCCGGCTTTCCGGAGCACCTGTTCCGCACGCTGCTGATCGGCAGCGACCAGGTGGATCCGGTGATCGAGCATCCGCTCATCCGGGCGGTGACGCTGACGGGCAGCACGCCGGCCGGTCGCGCCGTGGCCGCCAAAGCTGGCTCCGTGCTCAAAAAGACGGTGCTGGAGCTGGGCGGAAGCGACCCGTACGTGATTCTGGAGGACGCCGACATCGAGGAGGCCGCGGCCATCTGTGCAAAAAGCCGGCTGATCAACTCGGGTCAGAGCTGCATTGCAGCCAAGCGATTCGTGGTGGTGGAGGCCGTGCGTGAGCCGTTCGAGCAGGTGCTGGTCCAGCGCATGCAGGCGGCCCGCGTGGGCGATCCGCTGGACGAGGCGACCGAGGTGGGACCGCTGGCCCGTCACGACCTGCGCGACGAGCTGCACCGCCAGGTGCAGGAAAGCCTGCGCAAAGGAGCGCGGCTGCTGCTGGGCGGCGAGATCCCGGAGGGACCGGGGGCCTACTACCCGCCCACGGTGTTGACCGACGTACCGAAAGGCTCGCCGGCCTACGAGGAGGAGTTGTTCGGACCGGTGGCGGCCATCATCCCCGTGCGCGACGAGGCCGAGGCCATCCGGGTGGCGAACGACACGGTGTTTGGCCTGGGCGCGGCCGTGTTCACGCGCGACGAAGCCCGCGGCGAGCGCATCGCCCGTGAGGAGCTGGAGGCCGGCTGCTGCTTCGTGAACGACTTCGTGCGCAGCGACCCGCGCCTGCCCTTCGGCGGCGTCAAAGAAAGTGGCTACGGCCGGGAGCTGTCGATCTTCGGCATCCGGGAGTTTGTCAACATCAAGACCGTCTTCATCGGAGGGGCTCGCTGA
- the carA gene encoding glutamine-hydrolyzing carbamoyl-phosphate synthase small subunit: MIPLLHPTPDPCKLALADGTVVTGIAIGHRGETGGELCFNTSMTGYQEIMTDPSYYGQIMMMTYPHIGNYGVMDIDMEAARPMVAGLVVRAFSHRYSNRLADGSLEDWMRRYELVGISGVDTRRLVRHIRTKGVMNAVISSIDLDDESLVEKARRLPSMDGLELASYVMTERPYDFCTGPGPRIAVFDYGCKLNILRMFQARDCTVRVFPGYTPLNEVLAWEPDGLFFSNGPGDPRAMPQAIEQVRAAIRTGLPIFGICLGHQLMALALGFKVYKMYVGHRGANHPVKNLRTGRVEVTTQNHGFAVEAESVDPREAEVSHVNLNDRTVEGLRFKSFAGLSVQYHPEASPGPHDSRYLFDEFLELVAAHRPVATPQLARV, translated from the coding sequence ATGATACCCCTGCTGCACCCGACACCGGATCCCTGTAAGCTGGCACTGGCCGATGGAACCGTCGTAACCGGTATCGCCATCGGGCACCGAGGCGAGACGGGCGGGGAGCTGTGCTTCAACACCAGCATGACGGGCTACCAGGAAATCATGACTGACCCGTCCTACTACGGGCAGATCATGATGATGACCTACCCCCACATCGGCAACTACGGGGTGATGGACATCGACATGGAAGCTGCCCGTCCGATGGTGGCCGGCCTGGTGGTGCGCGCCTTCTCGCATCGCTACTCGAACCGCCTGGCCGACGGCTCGCTGGAAGACTGGATGCGACGCTACGAACTGGTAGGCATCTCCGGTGTCGATACACGACGATTGGTGCGGCACATTCGTACGAAAGGGGTCATGAACGCAGTCATCTCGTCGATCGATCTCGACGACGAGAGCCTGGTCGAAAAGGCCCGGCGCTTGCCCTCAATGGACGGGCTGGAGCTGGCCTCCTACGTAATGACGGAGCGGCCCTACGACTTCTGCACCGGACCCGGGCCGCGCATCGCCGTCTTCGACTACGGCTGCAAGCTGAACATCCTGCGCATGTTCCAGGCGCGGGACTGCACGGTGCGCGTTTTTCCGGGCTATACGCCGCTCAATGAAGTGCTGGCCTGGGAGCCCGACGGGCTGTTCTTCTCGAACGGGCCGGGCGACCCACGGGCCATGCCCCAGGCCATCGAGCAGGTGCGGGCGGCCATCCGTACCGGGCTGCCCATCTTCGGCATCTGCCTGGGACACCAGCTCATGGCGCTGGCGCTGGGCTTCAAGGTGTACAAGATGTACGTCGGACATCGCGGCGCCAACCACCCGGTCAAGAACCTGCGCACCGGCCGCGTGGAAGTGACCACGCAGAACCACGGCTTTGCCGTCGAGGCCGAGTCGGTCGATCCGCGCGAGGCCGAGGTGTCGCACGTCAACCTGAACGACCGGACCGTCGAGGGACTGCGCTTCAAGTCGTTCGCCGGGCTTTCGGTGCAGTACCATCCGGAAGCATCGCCCGGACCCCACGACAGCCGCTACCTCTTCGACGAGTTCCTTGAGCTGGTGGCGGCGCACCGTCCGGTCGCGACGCCGCAGCTGGCCCGCGTGTAA
- a CDS encoding c-type cytochrome: protein MRMNRLTAWSAVLLLSLTLAACGGGGSSSTPQPSGSAAQTESGTGAQDPEALAAEIGPVKQVSLGEQIDAALAQQGEQLFNTYCTACHRLDERFIGPALRDVTKRRGPVYIMNVMLNPNGMIQRHPVMKQLVQEYGTMMTDMALSEEQARAILEYLRQVAENQ from the coding sequence ATGCGCATGAATCGTCTGACTGCATGGAGCGCCGTGCTCCTCCTGAGCCTGACGCTGGCCGCCTGCGGCGGCGGAGGCTCCAGTTCGACCCCACAGCCGTCCGGATCGGCGGCGCAGACGGAAAGCGGTACCGGTGCTCAGGATCCGGAAGCGCTGGCCGCCGAAATCGGCCCCGTCAAGCAGGTGTCGCTGGGCGAACAGATCGACGCCGCCCTGGCCCAACAGGGCGAACAGCTCTTCAACACCTATTGCACCGCCTGCCACCGCCTCGACGAGCGCTTCATCGGACCGGCGCTGCGCGACGTGACCAAGCGGCGGGGTCCGGTCTACATCATGAACGTGATGCTCAATCCGAACGGGATGATTCAGCGCCATCCCGTCATGAAGCAGCTCGTGCAGGAATACGGCACGATGATGACCGACATGGCCCTGAGCGAGGAGCAGGCCCGGGCCATTCTTGAGTATCTGCGACAGGTGGCTGAAAACCAGTGA
- a CDS encoding RrF2 family transcriptional regulator — protein sequence MFSRACEYGLRAVLYLASLNHDGYVSIREIGERLNISVPFLTKIFQKLTQAGLMQSLRGPSGGVMFARSPEEITLFDVIVAIDGPDLFTECVLGLPGCGEATPCPLHDHWKEVRNPIRNLFASTTLADMARRMQEARLRLTA from the coding sequence ATGTTTTCCCGTGCCTGCGAATACGGTCTGCGTGCCGTGCTGTACCTGGCGTCGCTGAACCACGACGGCTACGTATCGATCCGGGAAATTGGCGAGCGACTGAACATTTCCGTACCCTTTCTGACCAAGATCTTTCAGAAGCTGACGCAGGCCGGGCTGATGCAGTCGCTGCGCGGTCCCAGCGGCGGGGTCATGTTCGCCCGCTCTCCGGAAGAAATTACGCTCTTCGACGTGATCGTGGCCATCGACGGTCCTGATCTGTTTACCGAATGCGTGCTGGGCCTGCCGGGCTGCGGCGAAGCCACCCCCTGCCCCCTGCACGACCACTGGAAAGAAGTACGCAACCCGATTCGCAACCTCTTCGCCTCCACCACGCTGGCCGACATGGCTCGCCGCATGCAGGAAGCCCGCCTTCGCCTGACTGCCTGA
- a CDS encoding energy transducer TonB, translating to MRPLHRQRERAAYPLRMMASLAFTLGLLVLVVRLWPAPDRTASQAVVYRSLAPEVIALEEVMPTRQARPAPPPPIPPLPVVVPDEVPLEEVEINLDENRLLLDEPGTDPFAAEGALEGTLAAAPAFEVGPKPVRFVEPEYTRDARRARIRAEIVVEVQVSPTGQVLSATVVERYLLTPHRQRVDTLGYGLEEAALAAARRWRFRPARVNDRPVASFTRITFSFGQ from the coding sequence ATGCGCCCCCTGCACCGACAGCGTGAGCGTGCAGCCTACCCGCTGCGTATGATGGCCAGCCTGGCCTTCACGCTGGGGCTGCTCGTGCTGGTGGTGCGCCTGTGGCCGGCGCCGGACCGCACGGCCTCGCAGGCCGTGGTCTATCGAAGCCTGGCCCCCGAGGTGATCGCCCTGGAGGAAGTCATGCCGACCCGCCAGGCACGCCCGGCCCCGCCCCCCCCCATTCCGCCCCTTCCGGTCGTGGTGCCCGACGAGGTGCCGCTGGAAGAGGTGGAGATCAACCTGGACGAAAACCGCCTGCTCCTTGACGAACCCGGCACCGATCCCTTCGCGGCCGAAGGGGCCCTGGAAGGCACGCTGGCGGCCGCGCCCGCGTTCGAGGTGGGCCCCAAGCCCGTCCGCTTCGTGGAGCCCGAATACACACGCGATGCGCGACGTGCCCGCATCCGGGCCGAGATCGTCGTCGAAGTGCAGGTGAGCCCGACCGGCCAGGTACTTTCGGCAACGGTCGTAGAGCGCTACCTGCTGACGCCGCACCGCCAGCGCGTCGACACGCTGGGCTACGGCCTGGAAGAAGCGGCGCTGGCGGCCGCCCGGCGCTGGCGATTTCGCCCGGCCCGTGTGAACGACCGGCCCGTTGCCAGCTTCACGCGCATCACCTTCAGCTTCGGCCAGTAG
- a CDS encoding deoxynucleoside kinase → MAATTPIQPPDDLRYLVIEGVIGVGKTTLARLIAERFGGRLILEEFEENPFLPRFYEDPERWAFHTQLSFLASRFRQQKQLLLRDLFHPFVVSDYAFDKDRIFARINLKGDELQLYETLYTLMEPNVPTPDLIVYLQSTPDRLLENIRKRGRPYEQRIERSYLEALCEAYDHYFFHYTKGPLLIVNAVQIDFVKNPEDLEELIRQILERRRYGGITYFNPRPARTVK, encoded by the coding sequence ATGGCGGCCACGACTCCGATCCAGCCTCCCGACGACCTGCGCTACCTGGTGATCGAGGGCGTCATCGGCGTGGGCAAGACCACGCTGGCCCGCTTGATCGCCGAGCGCTTTGGCGGGCGGCTGATCCTGGAGGAATTCGAGGAGAACCCTTTCCTGCCCCGCTTCTACGAGGACCCCGAGCGCTGGGCCTTCCACACGCAGCTCAGCTTCCTGGCCAGCCGCTTTCGCCAGCAGAAGCAGCTCCTGCTTCGTGATCTGTTTCACCCGTTCGTGGTGAGCGACTACGCCTTCGACAAGGATCGCATTTTCGCCCGCATCAATCTGAAAGGGGACGAACTCCAGCTCTACGAGACGCTCTACACGCTCATGGAGCCCAACGTCCCCACGCCGGACCTGATCGTTTATTTGCAGTCCACGCCGGACCGGCTGCTGGAAAACATCCGCAAGCGGGGGCGTCCCTACGAGCAGCGCATCGAGCGGAGCTATCTGGAGGCGCTCTGCGAGGCGTACGATCACTACTTTTTCCATTACACGAAAGGCCCACTACTGATCGTAAACGCCGTCCAGATCGATTTTGTCAAGAATCCGGAGGATCTGGAGGAGTTGATCCGACAGATTCTGGAGCGACGCCGCTACGGCGGCATTACATACTTCAATCCGCGACCGGCCCGAACGGTGAAGTAG